One window of the Trifolium pratense cultivar HEN17-A07 linkage group LG2, ARS_RC_1.1, whole genome shotgun sequence genome contains the following:
- the LOC123905524 gene encoding protein SMG7L isoform X2 yields the protein MATDLSLSPEIRTNEVLLEIGNSEKQLWGLIHSKGILHSDAQDLYHKIRASYERVILNNYTYAELQDVEYSLWKLHYKHIDEFRKIIKKSSGDVESNKLGTTQTGVVQRITSNPFKLFKLFLSDASEFYQNLMVKLRKHSGVSEEALFRKKGWIFTSVEPEVKLKCKYLCHRCLVCMGDLARYKEQCENPDTQNHNWSVAATHYLEATRIWPNSGNPQNQLAVLATYIGDEFLALYHCVRSLAVKEPFPDAWNNLILLFEKNRSSPLQYVSGEVCFDLFKRSGRISEEKKAQLKDDCANYIKFEGGSNHFTDTKLWSLMVRMISFLFITSSFEEFSIALASTIGEMDKMLKLNDAELKTVLDSYSQMDLARRGPFRAIHVVCILIFSLKNLMDKLEKSDSKDENVMQLIQLGFAAAFGVMGRFVERCLKAISLNHCPLLPSVLVFVEWFSSVLDATEVCTPDQKCGRAISYFLDVFVELLNKLNGNRKETKKLLDSTALWEDFELRGFVPISCSHFSLDFCGDWEHRDNFESGVELRAGRIKEAAMKIASRSNNLEKWITYDELGRRFCVARSDECHGDKKTQHMESNGNSTRGKEANQQTNKDTGEQCKSTTEANPSSSISNGKTSVVEEEEVILFRPLTRYNSAPSSSNEQISQKDNDDQSLPSDDCLRRATSLLMAQNPAQTQSDPWEYHESISNFRSDKSFKQHEPSAKESNAHTYSEAPISAGPPSLNAWVLDEGSLSSNNRRNAKKDLEHRLHPIEEIASSSLAGLSINKNENSVISSVNESSNLNASSATYSLPVPSAPLLPDNAAWFTDAQAQPSLPAPRFLETSPPISGYSDWSSAYGPPGYDPRYPVFYGGYPPPGRMTSSEWLRWYRENHKPEKANNYTQPTYPNIPGPGNHENFLYHDNLYRFDQFDRRENPLSYTNQDTYIESPGPPPLQPDFLRAGEHKASLYNNYQRPHPFGYGAVTELRNEPQSLLECLKEKEWRLQRDSNLGGSTFTGNYNS from the exons ATGGCAACCGATCTATCTCTTTCTCCTGAAATTCGTACTAATGAAGTTCTCTTAGAG ATAGGGAATTCTGAAAAGCAACTGTGGGGATTGATCCATTCTAAAGGCATTCTACACTCAGATGCTCAAGACTTGTATCACAAGATCCGAGCTAGTTATGAGAGAGTTATCTTGAATAATTATACCTATGCAGAACTTCAGGATGTGGAATATTCTTTGTGGAAGCTTCATTATAAGCATATTGACGAATTtcgaaaaataataaagaaaagctcGGGCGATGTGGAGAGCAACAAATTAGGAACGACACAAACTGGTGTTGTGCAGAGAATCACTAGCAAcccttttaaattatttaagttGTTTTTGTCAGATGCTTCTGAGTTTTACCAAAATCTAATGGTAAAACTAAGAAAACATTCTGGAGTGTCGGAAGAGGCATTGTTTCGTAAAAAGGGTTGGATCTTTACTTCTGTTGAACCAGAAGTTAAGCTGAAATGTAAATATTTATGTCATCGCTGCTTAGTTTGTATGGGTGATCTTGCCAGGTACAAAGAACAATGTGAAAATCCTGATACtcaaaatcacaattggtcAGTTGCTGCCACACATTACTTGGAAGCAACAAGAATTTGGCCTAATAGTGGTAACCCTCAAAATCAG TTGGCTGTATTggcaacatatatcggtgatgAGTTTCTTGCTCTATACCATTGTGTAAGAAGTTTAGCAGTTAAAGAACCTTTTCCTGATGCATGGAACAATCTTATCTTGCTGTTTGAAAAG AACAGGTCATCTCCTTTGCAATATGTTTCCGGGGAAGTCTGCTTTGATTTGTTTAAACGTTCTGGAAGAATCAGTGAAGAGAAAAAGGCGCAACTGAAAGATGATTGCGCAAATTACATAAAATTTGAAGGCGGAAGTAATCATTTCACTGACACAAAGTTATGGTCTCTTATGGTGAGAATGATAAGTTTCCTCTTCATAACATCAAG TTTTGAGGAATTCTCTATTGCATTGGCATCTACAATTGGAGAGATGGATAAAATGTTGAAGCTAAACGATGCAGAACTAAAGACCGTGTTGGACTCCTATAGTCAAATGGATTTAGCCAGAAGAGGTCCTTTTCGAGCAATACACGTAGTTTGTATTCTCATATTTTCGCTAaagaatttaatggataaacTTGAAAAAAGTGATTCAAAAGACGAAAATGTTATGCAGTTGATTCAACTTGGATTTGCTGCTGCATTTGGTGTCATGGGACGTTTCGTTGAAAGATGTCTTAAGGCTATTTCTTTGAATCATTGCCCCTTATTACCTTCTGTGCTTGTTTTTGTCGAGTGGTTTTCTAGTGTGCTTGATGCAACTGAAGTATGTACACCTGATCAAAAGTGTGGAAGAGCCATTTCATATTTTCTCGACGTGTTTGTGGAGCTTCTAAATAAACTAAATGGCAACAGAAAGGAAACCAAAAAGCTTCTTGATAGCACCGCTCTATGGGAGGATTTCGAATTGCGGGGTTTTGTACCTATATCTTGTTCacatttttcattagatttctGTGGTGATTGGGAACACAGAGACAATTTTGAAAGTGGAGTGGAATTGCGAGCCGGACGCATAAAAGAAGCAGCTATGAAAATTGCCAGCAgatcaaataatttagaaaagtGGATTACTTATGATGAATTAGGAAGAAGATTTTGTGTGGCTAGATCAGATGAATGTCACGGCGATAAAAAAACACAACATATGGAGTCTAATGGCAATAGTACAAGAGGAAAAGAAGCTAATCAGCAAACTAACAAAGATACCGGGGAACAATGCAAATCGACGACAGAGGCGAATCCAAGTAGCTCTATCAGTAATGGAAAAACTTCTGtagtggaagaagaagaagttatTCTCTTTAGGCCTCTTACAAGGTATAATTCAGCGCCATCATCCAGCAATGAGCAGATATCACAAAAAGACAATGATGACCAAAGCTTACCATCTGATGATTGTTTGCGCCGTGCTACATCTCTTCTTATGGCACAAAACCCAGCTCAAACTCAAAGTGATCCGTGGGAATACCATGAAAGCATTTCGAATTTCAGGAGTGACAAATCGTTCAAACAGCATGAACCTTCCGCAAAGGAATCAAATGCACACACTTATTCTGAAGCCCCTATCTCTGCTGGCCCTCCGTCGCTCAATGCTTGGGTCCTCGATGAAGGAAGTTTGAGCAGCAACAATAGAAGAAATGCGAAAAAGGATCTTGAACATAGGTTGCATCCTATTGAAGAAATAGCTTCATCATCTTTGGCAGGTTTATCcatcaataaaaatgaaaattcagtCATTAGTTCAGTGAATGAATCTTCAAACCTCAATGCATCTTCTGCTACATATTCTCTTCCAGTACCTTCTGCTCCATTATTACCTGATAATGCTGCCTGGTTTACTGATGCACAAGCTCAACCTAGTTTACCTGCTCCGAGATTTCTAGAAACTTCGCCACCAATAAGTGGTTACTCAGATTGGAGTTCTGCTTATGGACCACCTGGATATGATCCTAGATATCCAGTTTTTTACGGTGGATACCCTCCACCCGGACGAATGACTTCTTCGGAATGGCTGCGTTGGTACAGAGAGAACCACAAACCTGAGAAAGCTAACAATTATACGCAGCCTACTTATCCGAATATTCCTGGTCCCGGAAATCATGAAAACTTCCTCTATCATGATAATCTTTACAGGTTTGATCAATTTGACAGAAGGGAAAATCCTTTGTCTTATACTAACCAGGACACGTATATCGAGTCCCCGGGTCCCCCACCGTTGCAGCCAGATTTTCTTCGTGCAGGTGAACACAAAGCTAGTCTCTACAACAATTATCAAAGACCACACCCTTTTGGGTATGGTGCTGTAACGGAACTGAGAAATGAGCCACAGTCTCTGCTAGAATGCTTGAAGGAGAAGGAATGGCGACTCCAGCGAGATTCTAACCTTGGAGGGTCTACATTCACAGGAAATTATAACTCTTAA
- the LOC123905524 gene encoding protein SMG7L isoform X1, protein MATDLSLSPEIRTNEVLLEIGNSEKQLWGLIHSKGILHSDAQDLYHKIRASYERVILNNYTYAELQDVEYSLWKLHYKHIDEFRKIIKKSSGDVESNKLGTTQTGVVQRITSNPFKLFKLFLSDASEFYQNLMVKLRKHSGVSEEALFRKKGWIFTSVEPEVKLKCKYLCHRCLVCMGDLARYKEQCENPDTQNHNWSVAATHYLEATRIWPNSGNPQNQLAVLATYIGDEFLALYHCVRSLAVKEPFPDAWNNLILLFEKNRSSPLQYVSGEVCFDLFKRSGRISEEKKAQLKDDCANYIKFEGGSNHFTDTKLWSLMVRMISFLFITSSSFEEFSIALASTIGEMDKMLKLNDAELKTVLDSYSQMDLARRGPFRAIHVVCILIFSLKNLMDKLEKSDSKDENVMQLIQLGFAAAFGVMGRFVERCLKAISLNHCPLLPSVLVFVEWFSSVLDATEVCTPDQKCGRAISYFLDVFVELLNKLNGNRKETKKLLDSTALWEDFELRGFVPISCSHFSLDFCGDWEHRDNFESGVELRAGRIKEAAMKIASRSNNLEKWITYDELGRRFCVARSDECHGDKKTQHMESNGNSTRGKEANQQTNKDTGEQCKSTTEANPSSSISNGKTSVVEEEEVILFRPLTRYNSAPSSSNEQISQKDNDDQSLPSDDCLRRATSLLMAQNPAQTQSDPWEYHESISNFRSDKSFKQHEPSAKESNAHTYSEAPISAGPPSLNAWVLDEGSLSSNNRRNAKKDLEHRLHPIEEIASSSLAGLSINKNENSVISSVNESSNLNASSATYSLPVPSAPLLPDNAAWFTDAQAQPSLPAPRFLETSPPISGYSDWSSAYGPPGYDPRYPVFYGGYPPPGRMTSSEWLRWYRENHKPEKANNYTQPTYPNIPGPGNHENFLYHDNLYRFDQFDRRENPLSYTNQDTYIESPGPPPLQPDFLRAGEHKASLYNNYQRPHPFGYGAVTELRNEPQSLLECLKEKEWRLQRDSNLGGSTFTGNYNS, encoded by the exons ATGGCAACCGATCTATCTCTTTCTCCTGAAATTCGTACTAATGAAGTTCTCTTAGAG ATAGGGAATTCTGAAAAGCAACTGTGGGGATTGATCCATTCTAAAGGCATTCTACACTCAGATGCTCAAGACTTGTATCACAAGATCCGAGCTAGTTATGAGAGAGTTATCTTGAATAATTATACCTATGCAGAACTTCAGGATGTGGAATATTCTTTGTGGAAGCTTCATTATAAGCATATTGACGAATTtcgaaaaataataaagaaaagctcGGGCGATGTGGAGAGCAACAAATTAGGAACGACACAAACTGGTGTTGTGCAGAGAATCACTAGCAAcccttttaaattatttaagttGTTTTTGTCAGATGCTTCTGAGTTTTACCAAAATCTAATGGTAAAACTAAGAAAACATTCTGGAGTGTCGGAAGAGGCATTGTTTCGTAAAAAGGGTTGGATCTTTACTTCTGTTGAACCAGAAGTTAAGCTGAAATGTAAATATTTATGTCATCGCTGCTTAGTTTGTATGGGTGATCTTGCCAGGTACAAAGAACAATGTGAAAATCCTGATACtcaaaatcacaattggtcAGTTGCTGCCACACATTACTTGGAAGCAACAAGAATTTGGCCTAATAGTGGTAACCCTCAAAATCAG TTGGCTGTATTggcaacatatatcggtgatgAGTTTCTTGCTCTATACCATTGTGTAAGAAGTTTAGCAGTTAAAGAACCTTTTCCTGATGCATGGAACAATCTTATCTTGCTGTTTGAAAAG AACAGGTCATCTCCTTTGCAATATGTTTCCGGGGAAGTCTGCTTTGATTTGTTTAAACGTTCTGGAAGAATCAGTGAAGAGAAAAAGGCGCAACTGAAAGATGATTGCGCAAATTACATAAAATTTGAAGGCGGAAGTAATCATTTCACTGACACAAAGTTATGGTCTCTTATGGTGAGAATGATAAGTTTCCTCTTCATAACATCAAG CAGTTTTGAGGAATTCTCTATTGCATTGGCATCTACAATTGGAGAGATGGATAAAATGTTGAAGCTAAACGATGCAGAACTAAAGACCGTGTTGGACTCCTATAGTCAAATGGATTTAGCCAGAAGAGGTCCTTTTCGAGCAATACACGTAGTTTGTATTCTCATATTTTCGCTAaagaatttaatggataaacTTGAAAAAAGTGATTCAAAAGACGAAAATGTTATGCAGTTGATTCAACTTGGATTTGCTGCTGCATTTGGTGTCATGGGACGTTTCGTTGAAAGATGTCTTAAGGCTATTTCTTTGAATCATTGCCCCTTATTACCTTCTGTGCTTGTTTTTGTCGAGTGGTTTTCTAGTGTGCTTGATGCAACTGAAGTATGTACACCTGATCAAAAGTGTGGAAGAGCCATTTCATATTTTCTCGACGTGTTTGTGGAGCTTCTAAATAAACTAAATGGCAACAGAAAGGAAACCAAAAAGCTTCTTGATAGCACCGCTCTATGGGAGGATTTCGAATTGCGGGGTTTTGTACCTATATCTTGTTCacatttttcattagatttctGTGGTGATTGGGAACACAGAGACAATTTTGAAAGTGGAGTGGAATTGCGAGCCGGACGCATAAAAGAAGCAGCTATGAAAATTGCCAGCAgatcaaataatttagaaaagtGGATTACTTATGATGAATTAGGAAGAAGATTTTGTGTGGCTAGATCAGATGAATGTCACGGCGATAAAAAAACACAACATATGGAGTCTAATGGCAATAGTACAAGAGGAAAAGAAGCTAATCAGCAAACTAACAAAGATACCGGGGAACAATGCAAATCGACGACAGAGGCGAATCCAAGTAGCTCTATCAGTAATGGAAAAACTTCTGtagtggaagaagaagaagttatTCTCTTTAGGCCTCTTACAAGGTATAATTCAGCGCCATCATCCAGCAATGAGCAGATATCACAAAAAGACAATGATGACCAAAGCTTACCATCTGATGATTGTTTGCGCCGTGCTACATCTCTTCTTATGGCACAAAACCCAGCTCAAACTCAAAGTGATCCGTGGGAATACCATGAAAGCATTTCGAATTTCAGGAGTGACAAATCGTTCAAACAGCATGAACCTTCCGCAAAGGAATCAAATGCACACACTTATTCTGAAGCCCCTATCTCTGCTGGCCCTCCGTCGCTCAATGCTTGGGTCCTCGATGAAGGAAGTTTGAGCAGCAACAATAGAAGAAATGCGAAAAAGGATCTTGAACATAGGTTGCATCCTATTGAAGAAATAGCTTCATCATCTTTGGCAGGTTTATCcatcaataaaaatgaaaattcagtCATTAGTTCAGTGAATGAATCTTCAAACCTCAATGCATCTTCTGCTACATATTCTCTTCCAGTACCTTCTGCTCCATTATTACCTGATAATGCTGCCTGGTTTACTGATGCACAAGCTCAACCTAGTTTACCTGCTCCGAGATTTCTAGAAACTTCGCCACCAATAAGTGGTTACTCAGATTGGAGTTCTGCTTATGGACCACCTGGATATGATCCTAGATATCCAGTTTTTTACGGTGGATACCCTCCACCCGGACGAATGACTTCTTCGGAATGGCTGCGTTGGTACAGAGAGAACCACAAACCTGAGAAAGCTAACAATTATACGCAGCCTACTTATCCGAATATTCCTGGTCCCGGAAATCATGAAAACTTCCTCTATCATGATAATCTTTACAGGTTTGATCAATTTGACAGAAGGGAAAATCCTTTGTCTTATACTAACCAGGACACGTATATCGAGTCCCCGGGTCCCCCACCGTTGCAGCCAGATTTTCTTCGTGCAGGTGAACACAAAGCTAGTCTCTACAACAATTATCAAAGACCACACCCTTTTGGGTATGGTGCTGTAACGGAACTGAGAAATGAGCCACAGTCTCTGCTAGAATGCTTGAAGGAGAAGGAATGGCGACTCCAGCGAGATTCTAACCTTGGAGGGTCTACATTCACAGGAAATTATAACTCTTAA